In a genomic window of Virgibacillus sp. SK37:
- a CDS encoding N4-gp56 family major capsid protein has translation MAQTKAADLVNVEVMEDAISGKLEKAIRFAPFARIDDTLEGQAGDTITRPKYGYIGAAEDLVEGVPMDPAKLSMTTSQVTVKEAGKSVEVTEKAIITNLDGTVEEAEGQIVKSLSDKVEIDYLAALDSTLLSFNGEATTVDAIIDAVDVFDDEDDEDYILFINNKDYSKLVKSLFNVGGDVAKTAITKAEVSELVGVKDIVKTKRVPQGTSYIQKQGAVEIVYKKRPNINKDADILARTVVLAGNQYYTVNLFNDSGVVKVKKTV, from the coding sequence ATGGCACAAACAAAAGCAGCAGATTTAGTAAATGTAGAAGTAATGGAGGATGCAATTTCAGGTAAACTGGAAAAAGCAATTAGATTCGCTCCATTTGCAAGAATTGACGATACTTTAGAAGGGCAAGCAGGAGATACTATTACCCGTCCTAAGTATGGTTACATTGGTGCAGCAGAGGATTTAGTTGAAGGTGTTCCAATGGATCCAGCAAAACTAAGCATGACTACTTCTCAAGTAACTGTTAAAGAGGCTGGTAAATCAGTTGAGGTTACTGAGAAAGCGATTATCACTAATTTAGATGGTACTGTAGAAGAAGCAGAAGGACAAATTGTAAAGTCATTATCCGATAAAGTTGAAATTGACTATCTTGCAGCATTGGATAGCACTTTGTTATCTTTCAATGGTGAAGCAACTACTGTTGATGCAATTATTGATGCAGTAGATGTATTTGATGATGAAGATGATGAGGATTACATCCTTTTTATTAACAACAAGGATTATTCTAAACTAGTTAAATCTTTATTTAACGTAGGTGGAGATGTTGCTAAGACAGCCATTACTAAAGCTGAAGTTTCTGAACTAGTTGGAGTGAAAGACATTGTTAAAACTAAGCGAGTGCCTCAAGGTACTTCTTACATTCAAAAACAAGGTGCAGTAGAAATTGTCTATAAGAAGCGTCCTAATATTAATAAAGATGCTGACATTCTTGCACGTACTGTAGTTCTTGCTGGAAACCAATATTACACTGTTAATCTATTCAATGATTCTGGTGTAGTTAAAGTTAAGAAAACTGTCTAA
- a CDS encoding minor capsid protein, producing the protein MLLDVISKEVEVNIIDLVDNKNLFKNYYPDNPNNIVSIIDGGGYPPNRYSPIREKTIEFKIRSQRYPDGVELGNKIFNLFHSKEKYSLGDFFITASYVSSELTYLYADSQNRKEFSLELVFQYQY; encoded by the coding sequence TTGTTATTAGATGTGATTTCAAAGGAAGTTGAAGTAAATATTATTGATTTAGTAGATAATAAGAATCTCTTTAAGAACTATTATCCTGATAATCCAAATAATATTGTTTCAATAATTGATGGGGGTGGCTATCCTCCAAATAGGTATTCTCCAATTAGAGAAAAGACAATTGAATTTAAAATCCGTTCTCAACGGTATCCGGATGGCGTTGAACTAGGTAACAAAATATTTAATTTATTTCACTCAAAAGAGAAGTATTCTTTGGGTGATTTTTTTATTACAGCAAGTTATGTGAGTAGTGAATTAACTTATTTATATGCAGATTCACAAAACAGAAAAGAATTCTCGCTGGAATTAGTTTTTCAGTATCAATATTAG